The Mycolicibacterium flavescens genome has a segment encoding these proteins:
- a CDS encoding putative hydrolase or acyltransferase of alpha/beta superfamily, whose protein sequence is MRFVFVHGGFHAAWCWERVIDELTAMGHDAVAVDLPGHGARVDEESTLANRRDAIVESLRAAGSADSVLVGHSGGGFDATLAADAAPELVGHITYLAAALPREGRTYPEAMAMRDDGDELGEDFDADVGEMLGYLKFDDDGAMWFADFEGAWRYFYHDCDEATARWAFERLGPERFGDTTVTPVSVPRFWEADLPRSFIRCLQDRSMPRWLADTVTRRLGVEQLTINASHSPFLSRPRELAELLVHATTTTPAGPLVSV, encoded by the coding sequence ATGCGATTCGTCTTCGTACACGGGGGCTTTCACGCCGCCTGGTGCTGGGAGCGCGTGATCGACGAGCTGACGGCGATGGGCCACGACGCGGTCGCGGTGGACCTCCCGGGACACGGTGCACGCGTCGACGAGGAGTCGACACTGGCCAACCGGCGCGACGCGATCGTGGAATCGTTGCGGGCAGCAGGTTCGGCTGACAGCGTTCTCGTCGGACACTCGGGCGGCGGCTTCGACGCAACGCTGGCGGCCGACGCTGCGCCCGAATTGGTCGGCCACATCACCTACCTCGCCGCGGCCCTGCCGCGAGAGGGTCGCACCTATCCCGAAGCGATGGCGATGCGCGACGACGGCGACGAACTAGGCGAGGATTTCGACGCCGACGTCGGAGAGATGTTGGGCTACCTGAAGTTCGACGACGACGGCGCGATGTGGTTCGCCGACTTCGAAGGCGCGTGGCGGTACTTTTACCACGATTGCGACGAGGCCACCGCGCGCTGGGCGTTCGAGCGCCTCGGTCCCGAACGCTTCGGCGACACGACGGTGACGCCGGTATCCGTGCCGCGGTTCTGGGAGGCCGATCTCCCCCGCAGCTTCATTCGTTGTCTGCAGGACCGGTCGATGCCGCGCTGGCTGGCCGACACGGTGACCCGTCGCCTCGGCGTCGAACAGTTGACCATCAACGCCTCGCACTCGCCGTTCCTGAGCCGACCGCGCGAACTGGCCGAGTTACTGGTCCAC
- a CDS encoding cytochrome P450: protein MTTSKIVFDPFSQEYFDGPWEIYRRLREEAPVYYNEELDFYALSRHEDISAAYKDFATYSSAYGLDLATIRSDEPMPAKMIILMDPPEHRHMRSLVNKVFTPRAIEAMRPMVTETIDRYIAKADPSHFDVVSDFSAFFPVEVITQMLGVPEEHRQQVREWVDASLHREPGQVDMSEEGMQAIGEAMGLYFQLIQERRANPTDDMFSRLVAAEITREDGEKESLDDFEIAGFATLLGGAGAETVTKLVGNAAVTFARHPDQWQKLLDDRSKIPAAVEELLRYEPPVHYNVRRSMRDVELHGVTIPEGKPVFLLQASAHRDPEAFTDADTFDIDRNRTEAQNLGFGYGIHSCLGAALARMETAIALERLLDLIPRYEVLWDDCRRVAMQNVAGWSHVPVRALS from the coding sequence ATGACCACGTCGAAAATCGTCTTCGACCCGTTCTCGCAGGAGTACTTCGACGGACCGTGGGAGATCTACCGGCGCCTGCGCGAAGAAGCACCGGTCTACTACAACGAGGAACTCGACTTCTACGCCTTGTCGCGGCATGAAGACATATCCGCGGCTTACAAGGACTTCGCCACCTACTCGTCGGCATACGGTCTGGATCTGGCGACCATTCGCTCTGACGAGCCGATGCCGGCCAAGATGATCATCCTGATGGATCCGCCCGAACATCGCCACATGCGCAGCCTGGTGAATAAGGTGTTCACCCCCCGGGCGATCGAGGCGATGCGGCCGATGGTGACCGAGACCATCGACAGGTACATCGCCAAGGCCGATCCCTCCCACTTCGACGTCGTCAGCGACTTCTCCGCATTCTTCCCGGTCGAAGTCATCACCCAGATGCTGGGCGTGCCAGAGGAACACCGGCAGCAGGTCCGCGAATGGGTCGACGCGTCGCTGCATCGCGAGCCCGGCCAGGTCGACATGTCCGAAGAGGGTATGCAGGCCATCGGCGAAGCCATGGGGCTGTACTTCCAACTGATCCAGGAGCGGCGCGCTAACCCGACGGACGACATGTTCAGCCGCCTGGTGGCCGCCGAGATCACCCGCGAGGATGGTGAGAAGGAATCACTCGACGACTTCGAGATCGCCGGATTCGCAACCCTTCTCGGTGGTGCTGGCGCGGAGACCGTCACCAAGCTGGTCGGCAACGCGGCGGTCACGTTCGCCCGTCACCCCGACCAGTGGCAGAAGCTTCTCGATGACCGCAGCAAGATTCCGGCCGCAGTCGAGGAACTGCTGCGCTACGAGCCGCCGGTGCACTACAACGTGCGGCGCTCGATGCGCGATGTGGAACTGCACGGCGTGACGATCCCCGAGGGCAAGCCGGTGTTCCTCCTGCAGGCCTCGGCACACCGCGATCCCGAGGCATTCACCGACGCCGACACTTTCGACATCGACCGCAACCGCACCGAGGCGCAGAACCTGGGCTTCGGCTACGGCATTCACAGCTGCCTTGGTGCGGCGTTGGCCCGGATGGAGACGGCGATCGCACTCGAGCGGCTGCTCGACCTGATCCCCCGATATGAAGTGCTGTGGGATGACTGCCGTCGGGTGGCGATGCAGAACGTCGCGGGCTGGTCGCACGTTCCGGTGCGCGCCCTGAGTTGA
- a CDS encoding ferredoxin has product MTQKIIVDFGLCESNGVCMGIIPEVFDLDEEDYLHVLQEEVTPENEEQVREAVRQCPRQAISIEDA; this is encoded by the coding sequence GTGACTCAAAAGATCATCGTCGACTTCGGGCTCTGTGAGAGCAACGGAGTGTGCATGGGCATCATCCCGGAGGTGTTCGATCTCGACGAGGAGGACTACCTACACGTGCTTCAGGAAGAAGTGACGCCCGAGAACGAGGAGCAAGTCAGGGAAGCGGTGCGACAGTGCCCGCGCCAGGCGATCTCGATCGAAGACGCATGA
- the bioI_3 gene encoding cytochrome P450 yields MTKPKLVFDPVSQEFFDNPYEIYQRMRDEAPLYYDEEQDFYALTRHADVAAALKDHESFSSSRGCDLAMVRSEEGPHKSIIFMDPPEHRHMRSLLNKAFTPRAIQSQRENITELVEQYLSNVDPDNFDVVQDFSGPFPVEVITRMAGVPEEFRQQVRRWIDISLQRKPGQLELSEENMQANIDSGMYYYGLVQERRQNPLDDMIGRLIRAEIPGENGEMRQLDDLEITGFLALLGGAGAETVTKLVGSAVVEFARHPEQWQMLLDDRSLVPAAVEELLRYVGPVQYNVRYTLKEAEVPSGTIPAHKPVFLMKAAANRDSRAFDNAETFDITRDRTQSPNLGLGYGIHSCLGAALARLETTIALEHLLDFMPRYEVNFDGLERVHMQNVAGYHHVPVKVLK; encoded by the coding sequence ATGACCAAGCCCAAACTCGTGTTCGACCCGGTGTCGCAGGAGTTCTTCGACAACCCGTACGAGATCTACCAACGGATGCGCGACGAAGCGCCCCTCTACTACGACGAGGAGCAGGACTTCTACGCGCTGACGCGGCACGCCGACGTGGCCGCAGCACTCAAGGACCACGAGTCGTTCTCCTCATCTCGTGGTTGCGACCTGGCGATGGTGCGCTCGGAGGAGGGCCCGCACAAGTCGATCATCTTCATGGACCCGCCCGAGCACCGGCACATGCGCAGCCTGCTCAACAAGGCTTTCACCCCCCGGGCCATCCAATCGCAGCGCGAGAACATCACCGAACTCGTCGAGCAGTACCTCTCGAACGTCGATCCCGACAACTTCGATGTGGTGCAGGATTTCTCGGGTCCGTTCCCGGTGGAAGTGATCACCCGGATGGCGGGGGTGCCTGAGGAGTTTCGTCAACAGGTCCGGCGCTGGATCGACATCAGCCTCCAACGCAAGCCCGGCCAGCTCGAGCTGTCCGAAGAGAACATGCAGGCCAACATTGACTCGGGCATGTACTACTACGGCCTCGTTCAGGAGCGGCGGCAGAACCCACTGGACGACATGATCGGCCGGCTCATCCGCGCGGAGATTCCCGGTGAGAACGGTGAGATGCGTCAGCTCGACGATCTCGAGATCACCGGATTCCTAGCACTTCTCGGTGGCGCCGGCGCGGAGACGGTCACCAAGCTCGTCGGCAGCGCGGTGGTCGAGTTCGCCCGCCATCCCGAACAGTGGCAGATGCTGCTCGACGACCGCAGCCTGGTGCCGGCCGCAGTCGAAGAATTGCTGCGCTACGTCGGGCCGGTGCAGTACAACGTGCGCTACACGCTGAAGGAAGCCGAGGTGCCCAGCGGCACCATTCCCGCGCACAAGCCCGTGTTCCTGATGAAGGCGGCGGCCAACCGCGATTCCCGCGCATTCGACAACGCCGAGACGTTCGACATCACCCGGGATCGCACACAGTCGCCGAACCTCGGACTGGGCTACGGCATTCACAGCTGCCTTGGCGCTGCGCTGGCCCGCCTGGAAACCACGATCGCGCTCGAGCACCTGCTCGATTTCATGCCGCGTTACGAGGTGAACTTCGACGGCCTCGAACGCGTGCACATGCAGAATGTGGCCGGATACCACCACGTCCCGGTGAAGGTGTTGAAGTGA
- the garR_2 gene encoding 6-phosphogluconate dehydrogenase codes for MTRVGFVGAGRMGAPMVRRLIEAGHEVRALGRTDEKCAALRDIGAQPVTRAADVADGADAVVICVFTDEQVGQVCLDDGLAAAMRPGSALIIHTTGNPATTRKLAAEFTDIDVVDAPVSGGPHNIAAGEVTLFVGGAHAAVDKVRPVLASYGDPILHVGEIGAGQAVKLVNNSLFAAQIGLLRTAVDLGARLGVQEAELLTSLTHGSGTSRVGEFIAARGSVQGFVTDVGEFIGKDVAVVRRTAGELGSDLGLLDEVIDAGILAINSGDSPYQEASGEAY; via the coding sequence GTGACGCGGGTCGGCTTCGTCGGGGCGGGGCGCATGGGCGCGCCGATGGTGCGCCGCCTTATCGAAGCCGGTCACGAGGTCCGCGCACTCGGTAGGACCGACGAGAAATGCGCCGCGCTGCGCGATATCGGCGCGCAGCCCGTGACCCGCGCGGCCGACGTCGCCGACGGGGCCGACGCCGTGGTCATCTGCGTGTTCACCGACGAGCAGGTCGGCCAGGTGTGCCTGGACGACGGCCTGGCCGCGGCCATGCGACCGGGCAGTGCGCTGATCATCCACACGACGGGCAACCCGGCCACCACGCGAAAGCTGGCGGCCGAGTTCACTGACATCGACGTCGTCGACGCGCCGGTCAGCGGCGGCCCGCACAACATCGCGGCCGGCGAGGTGACCCTGTTCGTCGGCGGCGCGCACGCTGCGGTCGACAAGGTCCGACCGGTGCTGGCCAGCTACGGCGACCCGATCCTGCACGTCGGCGAGATCGGCGCGGGCCAGGCCGTCAAGCTCGTCAACAACAGCCTGTTCGCCGCCCAGATCGGTCTGCTGCGCACCGCCGTCGACCTCGGCGCCCGACTCGGCGTCCAGGAGGCCGAGCTGCTCACCTCGCTCACCCACGGCAGCGGGACCAGCCGGGTCGGCGAGTTCATCGCCGCGCGCGGCTCGGTTCAGGGGTTCGTCACCGATGTCGGCGAGTTCATCGGCAAGGACGTCGCGGTGGTTCGCCGGACGGCGGGCGAACTGGGCAGTGACCTTGGCCTGCTCGACGAGGTCATCGACGCCGGGATCCTGGCCATAAACAGCGGCGATTCCCCTTACCAGGAGGCATCCGGTGAGGCATACTAG